Proteins from a genomic interval of Polaribacter sejongensis:
- a CDS encoding COX15/CtaA family protein, whose amino-acid sequence MKSSFTKTVQIAIISVYLIFLAGSVVRMTGSGMGCPDWPKCFGYYIPPTAEEQITWKPNSEFKKGFIIIKDEALFVAEHDIKTTEQFNKSNWATYTKHDYANFNKFHTWTEYINRLSSVLAGFVFLFLIYGASKFWKTDKRIPILAYTAFFLMLVEAWLGKTVVDTNLKPSIITIHMVIGLIIIALLLQLKFITSDKKKTYNYNSLFSKLLIISAVFSLIQIAMGTQVRQFIDEQVKLYGFENKDYSLMNPSFKFYFHRSFTIAIVLINFVLFYINQAKNLGYKLVNWVVALIFLETITGMLMYYAEFPLGTQATHLLAGAILFGLQYYLWLQSRLTK is encoded by the coding sequence ATGAAAAGTAGCTTCACAAAAACTGTACAAATTGCCATTATATCTGTCTACTTAATTTTTTTAGCAGGCTCTGTTGTTAGAATGACTGGCTCAGGAATGGGATGTCCTGATTGGCCAAAATGTTTTGGGTATTATATTCCGCCTACAGCGGAAGAACAAATTACTTGGAAACCAAATTCTGAATTTAAAAAAGGTTTTATCATCATTAAAGATGAGGCGCTGTTTGTTGCAGAACACGATATTAAAACGACGGAACAATTCAATAAAAGTAATTGGGCTACTTATACAAAACATGATTACGCAAATTTTAATAAATTTCACACCTGGACAGAGTACATAAACAGACTATCATCTGTTTTAGCAGGTTTTGTTTTTTTATTCTTAATATACGGAGCCTCAAAATTCTGGAAAACAGATAAAAGAATTCCTATACTTGCTTATACTGCTTTCTTTTTAATGTTGGTAGAAGCTTGGTTAGGAAAAACAGTAGTAGACACAAATTTAAAACCTTCTATAATAACTATTCACATGGTTATTGGTTTAATTATTATCGCGCTGTTATTACAATTAAAATTTATTACTTCAGATAAAAAGAAAACCTACAATTACAATTCACTATTTAGTAAATTACTTATTATTTCTGCCGTATTTTCTTTAATTCAAATAGCAATGGGAACTCAAGTAAGGCAATTTATAGACGAGCAAGTAAAGCTTTATGGTTTCGAAAACAAAGATTACAGTTTAATGAATCCGAGTTTTAAATTCTACTTTCATAGATCTTTTACCATTGCAATTGTATTGATAAACTTTGTTTTATTTTACATAAATCAGGCTAAAAACCTAGGATACAAATTGGTAAATTGGGTAGTTGCATTAATCTTTTTAGAAACCATTACTGGAATGTTAATGTATTATGCCGAGTTTCCTTTGGGTACGCAAGCAACACATTTATTGGCAGGTGCTATTTTATTTGGACTACAGTATTATTTATGGTTGCAAAGTAGACTTACTAAGTAA
- a CDS encoding cold-shock protein, whose amino-acid sequence MKKGTVKFFNESKGFGFVTEDDSNTEYFVHVSGLIDEIREGDAVEFDLKEGRKGLNAVDVRVL is encoded by the coding sequence TTGAAAAAAGGGACAGTAAAATTCTTCAACGAATCTAAAGGATTTGGATTTGTAACAGAAGATGATTCAAACACAGAGTACTTTGTACATGTATCAGGATTAATTGACGAAATTAGAGAAGGTGACGCAGTAGAGTTCGACCTTAAAGAAGGTAGAAAAGGTTTAAATGCAGTAGACGTTAGAGTTCTATAA
- a CDS encoding ribonucleotide-diphosphate reductase subunit beta, protein MEITHIIKRDSETTTFELEKIINAIEKAMLTVNNGSRNDAIAISNIVHGTLLERRLNEPDYIPTVEQVQDIVEYKLMDSPFHDVAKAYILYRDEQTRSRKPNIFEKRINLKPYDYPALGEYVDAIRHSYWIHTEFNYTSDIQDFKTSLTEVEKNAIKNTMLAISQIEVAVKTFWGDIYKKMPKPEIGSVGATFSESEVRHHDAYSHLLEILGLNNEFKNLKKNPVIMKRVNYLEAALKNVNSEDNQEFSESIILFSLFIEHVSLFSQFLIIMAFNKHKNVLKGISNVVEATSKEEQIHGDFGIDLIKIIKEENPEWFSEEHNLLVQETCKEAFNSESKLIDWIFEKGELDFLPKDVINEFIKNRFNNSLESIGIAKVFEVDQKLLAETDWFDDEIIGTKHGDFFVKRSINYSKRTKSITSDDLF, encoded by the coding sequence TTGGAAATTACGCATATTATAAAAAGAGACTCAGAAACAACCACATTTGAGTTAGAGAAAATTATTAATGCTATAGAAAAAGCAATGCTTACCGTTAACAATGGTTCTAGAAATGATGCTATTGCTATATCAAATATTGTACATGGTACATTATTAGAAAGAAGGTTAAATGAACCAGATTATATTCCTACAGTAGAGCAAGTACAAGATATCGTAGAATATAAATTAATGGACAGTCCTTTTCATGACGTTGCAAAGGCATACATATTATATAGAGACGAACAAACTAGAAGTAGAAAACCAAATATTTTTGAGAAGAGAATTAACTTAAAGCCTTACGATTATCCTGCTTTAGGAGAATATGTAGATGCAATTAGACATTCTTATTGGATTCATACAGAGTTTAATTATACAAGTGATATTCAGGATTTTAAAACCTCTCTTACCGAGGTAGAGAAAAATGCGATAAAAAATACCATGTTGGCAATTTCTCAAATAGAGGTTGCTGTTAAAACTTTTTGGGGAGACATTTATAAGAAGATGCCAAAGCCAGAAATTGGTTCTGTAGGTGCAACTTTTTCTGAAAGTGAAGTGCGCCATCATGATGCGTATTCTCATTTATTAGAGATTTTAGGGTTAAATAATGAGTTTAAAAACTTAAAGAAAAACCCTGTTATAATGAAACGTGTTAACTATTTAGAAGCCGCGTTAAAAAATGTAAATAGTGAAGACAATCAAGAGTTTTCTGAGTCTATAATATTGTTCTCTTTATTTATAGAGCACGTGTCTTTATTTTCTCAGTTTTTGATTATCATGGCTTTTAACAAGCATAAAAATGTATTAAAAGGTATCTCTAACGTGGTAGAAGCTACTTCTAAAGAAGAGCAGATTCATGGAGATTTTGGAATCGATTTAATCAAAATTATAAAAGAAGAAAACCCAGAATGGTTTAGTGAAGAGCACAATTTATTGGTTCAAGAAACTTGTAAAGAAGCTTTTAATTCTGAAAGTAAATTAATTGATTGGATTTTCGAAAAAGGAGAATTAGACTTTCTACCTAAAGATGTAATTAATGAATTTATTAAAAATAGATTTAATAATTCTTTAGAAAGTATTGGTATTGCAAAAGTATTTGAGGTAGATCAAAAATTATTAGCAGAAACAGATTGGTTTGATGATGAAATTATTGGAACCAAACATGGTGATTTCTTTGTAAAAAGATCAATCAACTATAGTAAAAGAACAAAAAGTATAACTAGCGACGACTTATTTTAA